From one Cyanobacterium stanieri PCC 7202 genomic stretch:
- a CDS encoding Protein of unknown function DUF1997 (PFAM: Protein of unknown function (DUF1997)~InterPro IPR018971~KEGG: cyt:cce_3694 hypothetical protein~PFAM: Protein of unknown function DUF1997~SPTR: Putative uncharacterized protein) — translation METIILNQPLVFSTKFRGIMEMYSDRNTVTDYLNNHRGWFVRCASPMKVEPFGENGYTLTVGCYGAFGYEVEPQMSVILEPPISGHYTMYSVTNPELQDEGYEVDYYSVMDIETIYPQQLQGNRNYSHISDEITRINWELDLQVKVNFPKFIYKLPTNLIQNTGDRLLTQIVKQVSPRLSFKVQTDFHDYFDLPTPPKHSRTCEVVRQQGQNQWVA, via the coding sequence ATGGAAACAATCATCCTGAATCAACCCTTAGTTTTTAGTACCAAGTTTCGTGGCATTATGGAAATGTACAGTGACAGAAATACTGTTACTGATTATCTCAATAATCATCGAGGCTGGTTTGTGCGTTGTGCTTCTCCGATGAAAGTAGAACCTTTTGGAGAGAATGGTTATACTTTGACAGTGGGATGTTATGGTGCTTTTGGCTACGAGGTTGAGCCTCAGATGAGCGTTATTTTAGAGCCTCCTATCAGTGGGCATTATACGATGTATTCTGTCACCAACCCTGAACTACAAGATGAGGGTTATGAGGTAGATTATTATTCGGTGATGGATATAGAAACCATTTATCCCCAACAACTCCAAGGAAATAGGAATTATAGTCATATCTCCGATGAGATTACCCGTATTAACTGGGAGCTTGATTTACAGGTAAAAGTAAATTTTCCTAAGTTTATTTACAAGTTACCTACAAACTTAATACAAAATACAGGCGATCGCCTTTTAACCCAAATAGTCAAACAAGTATCTCCTCGCCTCAGCTTCAAAGTACAAACCGACTTTCATGACTATTTTGACTTGCCTACTCCTCCCAAACATTCTCGCACCTGTGAAGTGGTTAGACAGCAAGGACAAAATCAATGGGTTGCCTAA